The following are from one region of the Pocillopora verrucosa isolate sample1 chromosome 3, ASM3666991v2, whole genome shotgun sequence genome:
- the LOC131782006 gene encoding sphingosine 1-phosphate receptor 1-like yields MDFGDPVTLAQTAFLVSVSVLTVALNSLVIMTIWKDPFKQLKGTANYLILNLAVCDLLMGFPTELLFAILHWFPGNKSVIKAGYITMYFAICASFLTILGLAVERLIVISSAKSDDNSTTTSYCTVGIMSIWLFAALTASLPMLGWDSFDSYRLFIADAIGVPVLILLFACYTRIFLLIRKQLHRYFATGDQRRELQPLTPKSQRMERLKRRERGVALSVFILTGLVTVCWSPLFIVENIRQCCDHDDCIPKKLDLIFQSLIFVHPLANPIAYALRTAKFRRALKRIFRRSGNN; encoded by the exons ATGGATTTTGGAG ACCCAGTGACTCTGGCTCAGACAGCATTCCTCGTTTCCGTCTCGGTGTTGACCGTGGCTTTGAATTCTCTAGTGATAATGACAATCTGGAAAGATCCATTCAAGCAGCTTAAAGGAACAGCAAACTATCTCATATTAAATCTGGCTGTTTGTGATCTACTTATGGGTTTTCCAACCGAGTTACTCTTTGCTATTCTTCACTGGTTTCCTGGTAATAAGAGTGTCATCAAAGCAGGGTACATCACGATGTATTTTGCTATTTGTGCCTCATTTCTTACAATCCTGGGCCTCGCTGTTGAAAGACTTATTGTCATATCATCCGCTAAGAGTGACGATAACTCGACAACGACGAGTTATTGCACTGTAGGCATTATGTCCATCTGGCTTTTTGCTGCGCTAACAGCCTCTCTTCCTATGCTCGGATGGGACTCATTTGACAGTTATAGGCTTTTTATCGCTGATGCTATCGGAGTTCCTGTATTGATCCTGTTATTTGCTTGCTACACACGGATCTTTCTGCTGATCAGAAAACAGCTGCATCGATATTTTGCAACAGGCGATCAAAGAAGAGAGCTCCAACCCTTAACACCAAAAAGTCAAAGAATGGAAAGACTTAAAAGGAGGGAAAGAGGCGTAGCTCTCTCTGTATTCATCCTTACTGGCTTGGTTACCGTATGTTGGAGTCCGCTTTTCATTGTGGAAAACATCAGACAGTGTTGTGATCACGACGATTGTATTCCTAAAAAACTTGACTTAATATTCCAAAGCTTGATATTTGTGCATCCGCTGGCCAATCCTATCGCTTACGCTCTGCGTACGGCGAAGTTTCGACGCGCACTCAAAAGAATTTTCAGACGTAGTGGTAACAATTAA
- the LOC131782040 gene encoding adenosine receptor A2a-like: MAQSDESPPKILIERIRINSILLTVVLAIISVVTTTGNLLVIWTFYRNPRWEQRTISKLLVVNLAVADLMVGLLGEPLLIISHLVLKNSHNELANNFTTAAGVVLILTMAASSCTIYNLTLERYLSLEMPPWREKLFTGLPGKLSICCIWSFALLIAFLPTLIGKVDMIKLFHSGFFVFVAIVVIGLYMRMFIIIRKFNKTPLTQRINQPLVQPGHAYTAAKRREHSYVKDMFLFVGVYLVCYLPFCIASFNSYSSISIVAEKTGLILLAFLNSALNPVLYTFTMPRHRRKVKKILDGLIRALRLSFCR, from the coding sequence ATGGCACAAAGCGATGAAAGCCCTCCCAAGATACTGATAGAAAGGATACGCATCAACAGCATACTACTTACAGTTGTCCTCGCCATTATTTCCGTAGTAACCACGACAGGAAACCTCCTAGTAATCTGGACTTTCTATAGGAATCCGCGCTGGGAACAACGGACCATTTCCAAATTGCTTGTAGTGAACCTCGCTGTGGCAGATTTGATGGTTGGCCTCTTGGGTGAACCACTTTTGATAATCAGTCATTTAGTGCTGAAAAACAGTCATAATGAGTTAGCGAATAATTTTACGACCGCAGCTGGAGTGGTGCTCATCTTAACGATGGCCGCTTCAAGTTGTACAATTTACAACCTTACATTAGAGAGGTACCTTTCTTTGGAGATGCCTCCGTGGCGAGAGAAGCTGTTTACTGGTTTGCCTGGGAAGCTCAGCATTTGTTGTATTTGGAGTTTTGCATTACTTATAGCCTTTCTTCCAACTCTTATTGGAAAAGTGGATATGATTAAACTGTTTCATTCCGgcttttttgtctttgttgcaATTGTTGTAATCGGTTTGTACATGCGCATGTTCATAATCATCCGAAAATTCAACAAGACGCCTCTCACACAAAGAATTAATCAGCCACTTGTTCAACCTGGGCATGCGTATACTGCAGCGAAAAGACGAGAGCATTCATATGTCAAAGACATGTTTCTCTTTGTTGGAGTATACTTAGTGTGTTACCTTCCTTTTTGCATCGCTAGTTTTAATAGTTATTCTTCTATATCAATAGTAGCAGAAAAAACTGGTTTGATCTTACTTGCGTTCTTGAACTCCGCTCTCAATCCAGTTCTCTACACATTTACAATGCCACGTCACCGACGCAAAGTAAAGAAGATTCTTGATGGTTTAATTAGAGCGCTCCGTTTGTCTTTTTGTAGGTAG
- the LOC131782005 gene encoding beta-4C adrenergic receptor isoform X1: MRCPFLLRVVSDVLQLNSTWLIFLIKQIQHQQSRMAEDNETLPPTNQEEKFNGLFPLVITIISIITIVGNLLVIVTLYKKPRTELRIVSNSLVLNLAIADLMMGLVGEPLWISLHWVDGGVSMMLMSDSPSTLYVTTRSVLVITATASRCTLFFLTVERYVALEMPLRREKLFGGMALKLYIFLIWLDGSVTALLISFHDTNAIRLIFYILPQFELVVIFVLYMRMFIIIRKFNKILLANEVRQPLVQSGDAFKLARKREFSFAKNIFLLVGTFLLCYLPFSVTRVVEYFSDGVRTSLFFQELLLILYVSKCALDPILYTFIIPGYRWRVKEMVYNFAKTCADRLPSASNGAGNP; the protein is encoded by the coding sequence TTCTACTTGGTTGATTTTTCTCATCAAGCAAATCCAACATCAACAAAGTAGGATGGCAGAGGACAATGAAACCCTTCCCCCGACGAATcaggaagaaaaattcaatGGACTTTTTCCACTTGTGATAACTATAATTTCCATTATAACTATAGTGGGGAACCTTCTGGTGATTGTGACTTTGTATAAGAAACCGCGCACTGAATTACGGATCGTTTCCAACAGCCTTGTGTTGAACCTTGCTATCGCTGACCTGATGATGGGCCTTGTAGGTGAACCTCTTTGGATAAGCCTTCATTGGGTAGATGGTGGAGTAAGCATGATGTTAATGAGCGACTCACCAAGTACGTTGTATGTCACAACTAGATCAGTGTTGGTCATAACAGCTACCGCTTCAAGATGCACTTTGTTCTTTCTTACAGTGGAGAGATATGTGGCCTTAGAGATGCCTCTACGAAGAGAAAAGCTGTTTGGTGGAATGGCTTTGAAATtatacatttttcttatttggcTTGATGGATCAGTTACCGCCCTACTCATTTCCTTTCATGACACAAATGCAATACGGCTAATTTTCTATATCCTTCCTCAGTTTGAACTGGTTGTCATCTTCGTTTTGTATATGCGCATGTTCATAATCATCCGAAAATTCAACAAGATTCTACTCGCCAATGAAGTCCGACAACCGCTTGTTCAATCAGGAGATGCGTTTAAATTGGCTCGAAAACGGGAGTTTTCCTTTGCaaagaacatttttcttctAGTTGGAACATTTTTATTGTGCTATCTACCATTTTCTGTCACTCGCGTCGTTGAATACTTCAGCGACGGAGTGCgaacttcacttttttttcaagaattgttACTAATCCTATACGTATCAAAATGCGCTCTAGATCCCATATTATACACATTTATTATTCCAGGTTATCGATGGCGAGTTAAAGAGATGGTCTATAACTTTGCGAAGACCTGCGCCGACCGATTACCATCAGCTAGTAATGGCGCAGGAAACCCCTAA
- the LOC131782031 gene encoding adenosine receptor A3-like isoform X2, translated as MSEALNRSVCYLPDEITPLKAVGLVSLSVVTVVLNSLVIITIWKDPFKELKGTANYLILNLAVCDLLVGFPAELLFALLLWFPDRVIIVFSAYVAVYLDFYASFLTILCLAVERLLVISSPSWSADYQTTTYRTVGFLSIWIFAGLLAFLPVFGADSCHKYRMFITDAVGLPVLILLFACYTRIFLLVRKEINRDLRTIDQRGELQPLTINGQWRERLKRRERQVACSVFIIVGIFCFCWLPELVLANIIEICRDCIPDKFHLIFHLFILAHPLANPIAYSLRTPKFRRALKKIFNRKAPL; from the exons ATGTCTGAAG CTCTGAATAGAAGTGTATGTTATTTACCGGACGAAATCACCCCACTTAAGGCAGTAGGCCTCGTGTCTCTCTCGGTGGTAACAGTGGTGTTAAACTCCTTGGTAATAATAACAATCTGGAAGGATCCATTCAAGGAACTCAAAGGAACAGCTAACTATCTCATATTAAACCTGGCTGTTTGTGATCTTCTTGTGGGCTTTCCAGCCGAGTTGCTTTTCGCTCTTCTGCTCTGGTTTCCCGACCGTGTTATTATTGTCTTTTCCGCATACGTTGCAGTATATCTTGATTTTTATGCTTCGTTTCTTACAATACTGTGCTTGGCAGTCGAGAGACTCCTCGTCATATCATCACCATCGTGGAGTGCGGATTATCAAACCACCACTTATCGCACCGTTGGATTCCTTTCTATTTGGATATTTGCTGGACTGCTAGCCTTCCTTCCTGTGTTCGGTGCAGATTCGTGTCACAAATACAGAATGTTTATTACTGATGCAGTCGGACTTCCTGTATTGATCCTGTTATTTGCCTGTTACACACGAATCTTCTTACTGGTCAGAAAAGAGATTAATCGAGATTTGAGGACAATCGACCAGAGAGGAGAACTACAACCCCTCACAATAAATGGCCAATGGAGAGAAAGACTTAAAAGGAGAGAAAGACAGGTGGCTTGTTCTGTATTCATCATTGTTGGAATATTTTGCTTCTGTTGGCTTCCAGAATTAGTGCTGGCAAATATCATTGAAATCTGTAGAGACTGCATTCcagataaatttcatttgatattCCATCTTTTCATATTGGCACATCCGCTGGCCAATCCTATTGCTTACTCATTGCGTACACCGAAATTTCGACGGGctctcaaaaaaattttcaatcgcAAGGCCCCACTATAA
- the LOC131782005 gene encoding beta-4C adrenergic receptor isoform X2: protein MAEDNETLPPTNQEEKFNGLFPLVITIISIITIVGNLLVIVTLYKKPRTELRIVSNSLVLNLAIADLMMGLVGEPLWISLHWVDGGVSMMLMSDSPSTLYVTTRSVLVITATASRCTLFFLTVERYVALEMPLRREKLFGGMALKLYIFLIWLDGSVTALLISFHDTNAIRLIFYILPQFELVVIFVLYMRMFIIIRKFNKILLANEVRQPLVQSGDAFKLARKREFSFAKNIFLLVGTFLLCYLPFSVTRVVEYFSDGVRTSLFFQELLLILYVSKCALDPILYTFIIPGYRWRVKEMVYNFAKTCADRLPSASNGAGNP, encoded by the coding sequence ATGGCAGAGGACAATGAAACCCTTCCCCCGACGAATcaggaagaaaaattcaatGGACTTTTTCCACTTGTGATAACTATAATTTCCATTATAACTATAGTGGGGAACCTTCTGGTGATTGTGACTTTGTATAAGAAACCGCGCACTGAATTACGGATCGTTTCCAACAGCCTTGTGTTGAACCTTGCTATCGCTGACCTGATGATGGGCCTTGTAGGTGAACCTCTTTGGATAAGCCTTCATTGGGTAGATGGTGGAGTAAGCATGATGTTAATGAGCGACTCACCAAGTACGTTGTATGTCACAACTAGATCAGTGTTGGTCATAACAGCTACCGCTTCAAGATGCACTTTGTTCTTTCTTACAGTGGAGAGATATGTGGCCTTAGAGATGCCTCTACGAAGAGAAAAGCTGTTTGGTGGAATGGCTTTGAAATtatacatttttcttatttggcTTGATGGATCAGTTACCGCCCTACTCATTTCCTTTCATGACACAAATGCAATACGGCTAATTTTCTATATCCTTCCTCAGTTTGAACTGGTTGTCATCTTCGTTTTGTATATGCGCATGTTCATAATCATCCGAAAATTCAACAAGATTCTACTCGCCAATGAAGTCCGACAACCGCTTGTTCAATCAGGAGATGCGTTTAAATTGGCTCGAAAACGGGAGTTTTCCTTTGCaaagaacatttttcttctAGTTGGAACATTTTTATTGTGCTATCTACCATTTTCTGTCACTCGCGTCGTTGAATACTTCAGCGACGGAGTGCgaacttcacttttttttcaagaattgttACTAATCCTATACGTATCAAAATGCGCTCTAGATCCCATATTATACACATTTATTATTCCAGGTTATCGATGGCGAGTTAAAGAGATGGTCTATAACTTTGCGAAGACCTGCGCCGACCGATTACCATCAGCTAGTAATGGCGCAGGAAACCCCTAA
- the LOC131782031 gene encoding adenosine receptor A3-like isoform X1, which translates to MYFGALNRSVCYLPDEITPLKAVGLVSLSVVTVVLNSLVIITIWKDPFKELKGTANYLILNLAVCDLLVGFPAELLFALLLWFPDRVIIVFSAYVAVYLDFYASFLTILCLAVERLLVISSPSWSADYQTTTYRTVGFLSIWIFAGLLAFLPVFGADSCHKYRMFITDAVGLPVLILLFACYTRIFLLVRKEINRDLRTIDQRGELQPLTINGQWRERLKRRERQVACSVFIIVGIFCFCWLPELVLANIIEICRDCIPDKFHLIFHLFILAHPLANPIAYSLRTPKFRRALKKIFNRKAPL; encoded by the exons ATGTATTTCGGAG CTCTGAATAGAAGTGTATGTTATTTACCGGACGAAATCACCCCACTTAAGGCAGTAGGCCTCGTGTCTCTCTCGGTGGTAACAGTGGTGTTAAACTCCTTGGTAATAATAACAATCTGGAAGGATCCATTCAAGGAACTCAAAGGAACAGCTAACTATCTCATATTAAACCTGGCTGTTTGTGATCTTCTTGTGGGCTTTCCAGCCGAGTTGCTTTTCGCTCTTCTGCTCTGGTTTCCCGACCGTGTTATTATTGTCTTTTCCGCATACGTTGCAGTATATCTTGATTTTTATGCTTCGTTTCTTACAATACTGTGCTTGGCAGTCGAGAGACTCCTCGTCATATCATCACCATCGTGGAGTGCGGATTATCAAACCACCACTTATCGCACCGTTGGATTCCTTTCTATTTGGATATTTGCTGGACTGCTAGCCTTCCTTCCTGTGTTCGGTGCAGATTCGTGTCACAAATACAGAATGTTTATTACTGATGCAGTCGGACTTCCTGTATTGATCCTGTTATTTGCCTGTTACACACGAATCTTCTTACTGGTCAGAAAAGAGATTAATCGAGATTTGAGGACAATCGACCAGAGAGGAGAACTACAACCCCTCACAATAAATGGCCAATGGAGAGAAAGACTTAAAAGGAGAGAAAGACAGGTGGCTTGTTCTGTATTCATCATTGTTGGAATATTTTGCTTCTGTTGGCTTCCAGAATTAGTGCTGGCAAATATCATTGAAATCTGTAGAGACTGCATTCcagataaatttcatttgatattCCATCTTTTCATATTGGCACATCCGCTGGCCAATCCTATTGCTTACTCATTGCGTACACCGAAATTTCGACGGGctctcaaaaaaattttcaatcgcAAGGCCCCACTATAA